The Juglans regia cultivar Chandler chromosome 10, Walnut 2.0, whole genome shotgun sequence genome includes the window GTCCACAATACTGCTCCTTGTGATGCTCCAAAAGGCCCGATGGTGTGATATCAAATGCCAAAAAACTTTTGAGTGTCTCTTCCCTAACACCAATTAGTTTTACGTGGATTGACAGCTCATGGTCTGACACAAATGATACAAGGCAGTGAcataagtttttctttctttctttcctttttttttttttttttttgataaggcaCTGAAAAGTGACAAAATAGTCTGTGACATGTGATTTTTAAAGAGGATGTTACCCTAGACGAAGCTAAATAACAGGAAAATGACAAGACAGTGGACTCCAAGTACTTTGGCTTTAGAGCTTTCTGAGTTGACTCTAATTGAATCTCCATACTGCACAAGGACAAACCTTCAGATATTGTAGTCGCGAACTGCTGGGCATGGCCTGCTTCCTACAAACAAGCACTGATAATATCAAtactaaaagattatacaaaCAACCTAAACCATGATGCTGTCCAGTAGattcattattttctctttttaatggGTGGCATTTGTCAACAGTTCATCTATctgaaaattatataagtaGAAATCTGGCAAAATGGGCATGCAGAACCAGATATCAGGTTATGTGCCTATTTCTTATTTTCCATGTGCTTAGACACAAAAATCAAGAACTTCGTAAACAAAGTACCTGCTTGAGACATTGAAAAAAACTCAGCTTGTGGTTGATATTTGGGCTCTCAtcattttttgaaatcaaaacAGGGGCCCCATTACGTAGAAATCTCTCCCTGGCTATATTAAGAAAAGAAGCCACTTTGGGATCTATTTGTGCACTTGACTGGACTTGACAAATGTTCTCAACAGATGTAGCAGTCAAGTTTCCAGCATTTGGACCATGTATCCATAAAATGACAAAAGTGCATAAgcactcttcttcttctccttgctTGCTAGCATGTTCACGATGTTCAACCTACCAAAACAAGCCCAACAGACAACTCAGCAAATGACAACCCCACCAATCAGATTGAGGTCCCCAAGGGCAccattaaatgagaaatgaacTACTAATGTTCACTGATCAATAGAAAACTCCCAAGAAAACTcttcttgaaaaatatgttaGAAGCACATATAAGCGAGACAACCATTAACTAGAAGTTAAGGAAAACACTAGGGACACAAAGGATCAACAAACTGACTGTGTGAAGTCagttaagtttttcttttttctctctcttccccttcgCCCCAATCCCCGTTTCCACTTCCTAGAGCCCCCAGACAAAGtgatcaactcatctcatctaatcattacaattttctcaaattttcacacaaaatataataaacaattcaactttttcaaatctcaaaacaataataatattaaaaaataatcttctaacaatatttattcaattttcaacttttgtctcaactcaactcatatcatctcaactcactatccaaacggcaccttaGAGTCAGTTCCCCGTTCCCCATCCCAGTCCGCATCCTAGTCCCGTTGCCGACACTTTGTGAGATCCCTTTGTGTCCATGGGACTCTTTTAGAAAGGAAAACACTATAGACACAAAGAGATCCCACAAAGGAATCTCACACAAAGATGTGGCACACTGATAATGTGCCACGtgtcttttttttccctttatgcCCATTATCTCCCCATGCCTTTCCACTCCCCTCCTCCCTTGTGCCTCTCTCTTCCCCCTCCCAGCACTAGCCATGGTGGTCGGAGACCACCTCAGGGTGGACAGAAGTCGCCAGCAGTCCAAGTGGCACCGCCGGTTATGACATGGGAGCTCATGGTAGGGGTGGGGTCGCGGCTTGCCATGCACATTTTGTGCACTATGGCTGGTTGTGGTGTGGTTGCGGTTGCGTGGTAGGGGTGGTCACAGTTTGCGTGGCCGGCGTCCGGTGTTCGGTGTTCAGTTGCCTAGGTGGTCGCGGTGTGGCTGGGGTGGGCGCAATGTGACTAGGGTGGTCGCAGCACGGGTCATGGCATGGAGAGGCACAGTGTGGTTGCGGCGTGGTTGGGGTGGTCGCAGTATGCATGGCTGACGGGCGTCTTCCGATATTCAGGGTGGTTGACAGTCCGATGCCCAGGGTGGTCGAGAACCACCGGCGCAGGGAAGGGAGAGGGAAAAGGGAGGGGGAAGGGAAACGCACAGGAAGATAAGGGGAAAGACATGGGGCACACTGATAGTGTACCACATCAATGTGTAGAATCTTTTTGTGGGATTCATTTGTGTCTCTAGCAGCCCTCTTTAGAAATACATCTAAAAAATGGGGACAAAACTAACCTTCCTACATAAAAACTTGTAGCAGCTAACAAAcgaaccaaaataaaataaaacaacacaagaaaaaacatttcataaccTACCccattttaaaaatcatataacaaTCAGTTTCTCGTCCCCGgcattaatctttttaattataattttaaaatagagaacagagagaagaaaatattagaaaatgtttCTGTCAAGATATTGGCCGAAAAGAGTACTAGAAAGGGGCTGTAGTTAGAAGCGttcacaaaacaaaatcacaaacttgTTTGAAGCAACGCTTTACACTACCAGTGTAATATGAGACGATTTCGATTTGTTGACAAGTTGTAAAACGCTTGCATGTTACCCATCTGATATCGACCTGTTGACGTTAATTTTTAACATCAGACCATGCGTGTGCAAATCACCTACTTGAAGTTTGAAAAGAACATCAGACCATGCGTGTGCGGTCCTATATAATAATTGTTTGTCTCAAACGAGGTTCGGAATAAAAAGGGTAATGTATCCGTCGTTCTGTTGGATatagaaaaaacagaaaaactcaacattgttgagagagagagagagacgctcACCCCCTCGACGAGGGCATCGTAGAAGCGGACGTCTTCGTGTTGGAACGAAAAGGCAGTGCAGACGACGTCGCCTTGGAGGACTTTGTAGCACTCGGAGTCCTGGACCTGAACGGACATGGGTCTGAACCGGGCCTCGAAGTCGTCGACCTCGCTCAAGCTCTTAAAATCGCTGGCTTTGAAAGCTTGGTCGTGCTCCTCGGAGAAACCGCAGTACTGGAGCCTCATAAAGTCGCCGTCTAACTCCACCATCACACTATACCACGCATCGTCGCTGGTCGCCCGAAAGTCCAACTTCGCCAGAGGGTTCCCCGGTACAGCATTCTCCGACGACATGTCGCGAAAAACACAAGCTCAGCAAAAAAAACTTGGAGGGAGACCGAGAGTCCTTTGATTGGTTGAGGAAATGTTTAGGAAAAGAAATGGGGTTCCGATGCTACGTAGGTGTGGTGGAAGTGGAAGAGAATGGTAAATGTACACTATATTTGTACACGTGGCGGACTATCAATTAGAGCATATAATAGTCAACCAGACTGTTTAAAGTaagacataatattttttacaatattttatataactaagttttaaatgaagaacatttttataaaatattataaaaaaaaattattttataatattattgtgtaatATATTAAGTGTATATCATTACTATTAAACTATTGTGTATTACTATTGAGGATGATCCCTGATGGTAGAAGCATTTGCTTTATAAACTCATCAAGGATTTGTTTTTACAaagtcaaatttaaaaaaaaaaaaaaaaaccaaatttacTATGATTtctaagaaaacaaaggaaaacgTTACCCATCCTGCCCTTAGGTCCCGTTCGGACATCCCGCTCGACGTCTCAATATATGTTGCAAATgaaatagattaaaataaagacacgtgattttaaaaaataacgcACGGACCCGAACCCGCGCGAACCCATCTCCACTTTGCAAGCATCCACTTCGCCAGCCATCGCTGCCgagagctcggcctccatcttcGACCTCATCTCCCCTCCCTCCATCTCCGacctcattttccttttttttttttttttcctccccgCGCTCTCTGCTTCTCCCTCACCCGTTTACCCCGTTCGGCGCAGCCATCTCCCCCAGCCCCACCAGTCTCTCAGCCATCTCTCCGACGAATCGGACCCAAGGTATGGTGTTTTTGTTTCCCTTTCTCAGTTTCCCCTACTCTACAATGGATGTCCGaaggttttctttgtttttttttttttgtggtttgactgggatttgttttttcttctgagTTATGTTGGTCTAGTCTTGTTATAATCTCTATGTGTTGTACTAAGGAAGGCTACTAAAATGGTAAGATGGAGAAATTTGTGAAACAAGAACTTGCACTTTACATGTTTGTTAAAATGTCTCtgtgaaaactgaaatttgTGAATCTGTTGGGAACCTCAGTGGGCTTCGCATTTTGAATTTAGGAGGCTATAAACATCTTATGCATTTACCAAGCAGTATGttttgaaaaagcagtggttctatcccatacaacacctagaaggggggtgaataggtgcagttcaatTTTGTGgactaataaaaattaatggcaAGAAGCAAATAAAGGTTGAcacaaatcatacaaataatcaacacaggaatttggtcacgaagtggaaactcatttgaagaatatcttcaaattctaaaaccactccgggtgtaagccaccacctaaaatccactatagaaaaagtttattacaaccaatttaaaaacactcacaaaacctttgtagttcctaaacttggcttgcaacatcacgagtgacccactcgatctctacacgcatgtagtgtcggaactccgaccttctatagctttccacgagaacctctcgatctctgcatcaacagcagctccggaaaccttccggccaacaaaacgtccacttcaatggactttgaatgagatttgatcttgagtgtggtgtggtggatttgtgtttgtccaagagatattcacaaggtgaggaataggtttctctttggctcttgaaacacttaggGTTTTGCACTATTTTTCCACACCACATAACAGAAATAAtctgttctatttatagtcctAGCAAGTCACGGCactcaaaacatgaattttaggttgtcttgaacattggctcgagcgaggtgtcaaGCGAAGGTCAAGcgcacgttatcttctgaaaccgctcgagtgaggtgtcgagcgaaggtcgagcgcacatcgagcgaaccactctggatgggttgtgttcgagcgccacgtcaagctcacctcgagcgaaccactctgtctaggttccgctcgagcgctgcatcgagcgcacatcgagcgaaccactctggaaggttccgctcgagcgccaggttgagcgccagtcgagccatgttgagcacacttcaatctttttcatgtaacaatgcatcaacacttgttacaactcaactttacataggttttcataagaatatgccaattaactaatttttccctcaacatgtttcaatagtttttccagCACGTAAGGGAACTTTATGCCTATGATTGTTCAAATCTTACTCCATTTTCATCAATAGTTTTTCCAGCACTGGAAGTTTTCAATATTTAAGAACTCTACCATATCAAATCTTACTCGATTTTCATCAATAGTTTTTCCAACACTTAATTGTAATTCCACATTGCAAGAATTAGATCTTGCAGGGACTCATATTGTTAGCCTTCTAACAATAGATTCGTGTTTAAGAACTCTGCCATATCAAAAGTACATGCTAGTGGATgctagttttcttttaattttattatttacttaatttataagCTAGATTTGTTGTTTATTAGCTGATGTTAATTCGTGTTGTCAAATAAATTCGTGTTTTTTATTAGTTGATGTTAATTTATAAGCTAGATGTGTTGTCTactatttattcaattaataaGCTAGATGTGTTGTCTTCATATTCATGCACAAGACTAGATATTCTACAATGTCGGAAGCACATAGTAGCACTAGTAATATCTCACGCTCAAAGAACTCTTGTCAAAATGAATACCCAATATGCTTTTGTGGTATTAAAGCATGCAGACGAACTGCACATACGGAGGATAATGACGGGCGTCGATTTTTCAGTTGTCAAAACTTTCAGGTATCTCAAATCTAAATCTTGTTTGCTGAGAAGTGAATGGTAATCCTTGTTTCCTAATGTGTTGGCTGATTTTGTAGGCTGGGCATTCTTGCGGATATTTTTGTTGGTATGACCCAGAAATACCACCATATGGCGAGAAGAAAATCAACCGTTTAAAaaccaaaattgaaaagataCAACTAGCAATGGATGTCCAAACAACTCGACATCGACTAGAAACGGAGATTGAGAGGCGCAAGAGAAATGTTGAGAGAGTCATTGTCGTTTTAGTAATTTCAATGTCATGGGTACTttgtttgagtttattttttgggaggaaatgcTAAGACAATATGTAATAGATTTGAAGTTAATTTCAATGTCATGTGTACTTTGTTTAGGCTTATTTTGAGGGAAATAGTAAGACAATATGTAATCTTTGAAGTTAATTTCAATATTATGGGTACTTTGTTTAGGCTTGTTTTGAAGTAATTTCAATGTCATGATTATGATTATGATATTGCATCAAGAaactattataaaaatgatcatTACAAAAACAGGTTCAATACAATCCCAATAATACAAGTAATGATCTAAATACGTCAGTACAAAAACAGGTTTAATACAATcccaaaattacaattaatgatCTAAACACGTCAATACAAAAAACAGGTTCAATAAGCACTGAAGTCCTGATGGAAAGCCTCTGTAATATTGTCCTATAAAGGCATACAAAATCTTGTCAGTGTcaacaaaattcaataaaaagattaacaaaatatttcagtttTACATTACCTGTGAGTGATGAGCACTCGAAGGAGTTGAAAAAAAGTCCAACGCATGTGTCCAAACTTGACTTTTTTGATCCTAGTGTtaaaagtataaattaaaaataaattaaataaaaaacaagtaaatcataaatttagtatacaaaattaataaaaatgaacctCAGCTTGGTTATTGTGCAATCGCCTTTTCGTACTGGATTTCTTAATACTCTTCTCAGCGGGGTGCATTTTTCTCTTAGACTGTGGTCTTTCTTTACTTCGAACTACCAAAGGACTAAGAACTCTAGGGGTTGAAGCCTCCGTCGAAGGAGCTGTATCAACTGTGTTGCTAGTATCATGATCAGCAATACCAGGGTACTGTGTCTTCAACTGCTCTCAGCCTTTGAAGCATTGGAACACAGTTCATAGAAACAATCTTGGATCCTATCGTACCTTCGTGCATCGTCGATGCTAGTAGTGTCATAACTACTTTTCACGAAAGTGTATTTTCGCTTAATATCTTTCCTCCACCGATCCAAGATGTATTTTGATGGTACTGTATGTTGGCCCATTTGAGTTAAGACACGGAGAGCGTGTCTACAcaaaatacccctaaactcaaataatttaCAACTGCATTTCACATCAAGGGGATCTTGATCAACTTCCACATTAAAGGTTACACGTTTTAATAAGTCATTACCAATTTGAACCTCATCCACAACAACGAACATATATCTACCATCCTCACACCCCATCTCCTTAGTAGTCAAATATAGAAATCCTCGTAATTCCTCTTGTATCTCCTTAAATTTAGCAAGAGTATATGCACTTTGAAATTGCTTCTCAAGAGGATAACGACTTATGCACGGAATGTCCGTGTTAAAGGAATTGAAGTTAGCAATTGCTTCATTCTCTACCTTCCTCCTAAGGGCCGAATCATACTGGTCAACAAATTGCTTCAAAGTAGTTCTAGAGTGAACGTAGTcgtcaaaaaatgcattcattcCTTCACTTCGCTATGTGGTTGACATTCCTGCCCAGAATGTGTCTCTAACATAGGCCAGCACCCAATAATGTCGATCACTATATAGTGATACTAACCATACATTCT containing:
- the LOC109000730 gene encoding uncharacterized protein LOC109000730 isoform X3, with protein sequence MSSENAVPGNPLAKLDFRATSDDAWYSVMVELDGDFMRLQYCGFSEEHDQAFKASDFKSLSEVDDFEARFRPMSVQVQDSECYKVLQGDVVCTAFSFQHEDVRFYDALVEGVEHREHASKQGEEEECLCTFVILWIHGPNAGNLTATSVENICQVQSSAQIDPKVASFLNIARERFLRNGAPVLISKNDESPNINHKLSFFQCLKQEAGHAQQFATTISEDPTTKGALMLDCEKKFQELSDFLDNPNHIILSSSGRPWVIIEKLSGNNILGVISAEIQMVKSQIIFQKGCIGSTNELKVVYLGTEEYQMAKLLKDIFVEFFNHQKQLGKRLAYDVGKILQRHDSV
- the LOC109000730 gene encoding uncharacterized protein LOC109000730 isoform X2, with amino-acid sequence MSSENAVPGNPLAKLDFRATSDDAWYSVMVELDGDFMRLQYCGFSEEHDQAFKASDFKSLSEVDDFEARFRPMSVQVQDSECYKVLQGDVVCTAFSFQHEDVRFYDALVEGVEHREHASKQGEEEECLCTFVILWIHGPNAGNLTATSVENICQVQSSAQIDPKVASFLNIARERFLRNGAPVLISKNDESPNINHKLSFFQCLKQEAGHAQQFATTISEGGIGNHPERTIDEDTDFGGVENQHVILLENLDKGSSPSIVSEFIHRETSISPQVYLFLNLNSDPTTKGALMLDCEKKFQELSDFLDNPNHIILSSSGRPWVIIEKLSGNNILGVISAEIQMVKSQIIFQKGCIGSTNELKVVYLGTEEYQMAKLLKDIFVEFFNHQKQLGKRLAYDVGKILQRHDSV
- the LOC109000730 gene encoding uncharacterized protein LOC109000730 isoform X1; the encoded protein is MSSENAVPGNPLAKLDFRATSDDAWYSVMVELDGDFMRLQYCGFSEEHDQAFKASDFKSLSEVDDFEARFRPMSVQVQDSECYKVLQGDVVCTAFSFQHEDVRFYDALVEGVEHREHASKQGEEEECLCTFVILWIHGPNAGNLTATSVENICQVQSSAQIDPKVASFLNIARERFLRNGAPVLISKNDESPNINHKLSFFQCLKQEAGHAQQFATTISEAGGIGNHPERTIDEDTDFGGVENQHVILLENLDKGSSPSIVSEFIHRETSISPQVYLFLNLNSDPTTKGALMLDCEKKFQELSDFLDNPNHIILSSSGRPWVIIEKLSGNNILGVISAEIQMVKSQIIFQKGCIGSTNELKVVYLGTEEYQMAKLLKDIFVEFFNHQKQLGKRLAYDVGKILQRHDSV